ttaagatgtgatgatggtctttgtttattttcctgTATTTATCTTGTATGTCGTGTGTTCAGTTTAGTTTCCAACACAACATAAAATTTGAGAAAttaaatatctcaaatgttaatttccatccatccatccatccatttttttcccgcttatccggggccgggtcgcggtgGCAGCAGtttaagcagggatgcccagacttccctctccctagacacttgctccagctcttccgggggtaCACGAGGGGTTCCTAGGCCAGCCGGGAGaaatagtccctccagcgtgtcctaggtcttccccggggtttCCCGGtaagacgtccagggggcatccggaaaagatgcccaagccacctcagctgacccctctcgatgtggatgagcagcggatctactctgaactcctcccgagtgaccgagctaatctctaagggatcgcccagccaccctggggagaaagctcatttcggccgcctgtatccgggatcttgtcctttcggtcatgacccacagctcatgaccatagttgagagtaggaacgtagattgactggtaaaccttcttcaccacgacagaccggtacagcgaccgcattagcgatccgtctgtcaatctcccgttccatccttccctcactcgtgaacaagacccccagatacttgaactcctccacttgaggcaggaactccccaccaacctgaagtgggcaagccacccttttccgactgagaaatgttcatttaactAAAGATAAGATGAATCTAAACctctttttataaaactgtaacaaacatcattcacacaCGCTCCATGAGATGCTCAATCTCGACATAAACAACATTTCTAACTAACTACAGGTTAAacactatatacagtatttatatatattaaatatgatcaaacacatgaatgttaCCTCTCTGTTTCCAGACAAACACACTGATCAGTATTCCAGCGATCACACAGAGAACAACAGCAACTGATATCAGAATCACTGAAGATCTCCAAGAGTGAAACATTTTACCTGGAAAACAAAACTGAGACTCACTGTATACAGTCTAAAATAACTCaatgtttctttataaatataaacaattacacaatattttagtgcaacattttacatgtaaactCAAGTGTACAAAAGATCTAAAACTGTCAAAGTTTCATAATGTCATGACCATCATCAATAGACCCCTAAAGACGGCTGTATATGATTATATAGAAGGTCTCATTTCTGTGTGGAAAAAAGCTAAACAACGTCTCccgaaacataaaaaatgtcaaagcaAACGATTAAAATAACGTATTACCCTGTTACATCACCTGAGACCTCTGAAGCCTCTTTAACTAATTTAACTAATTATATTGAGTTAAATgatgaatattttcatttttctactGCTTCAGATGATCATGAGATCAGAGAAAATACAGAACAGAAATCTGTACTCACTGGATGTGATGATCTCAGTCTCCATCATCACACTCACACAATCTGTGTcaactctgtgtgtgtctggagaTTCAGATGTTAAAGTGACTCCTTCACTGTTCAGCCACACAAGATCAGGTTCAGGATACCAGCCTTTAGATTCACACTGTAGATGAAGACCACCAGAACCATCAAACCCATCTACAGTGATGACTGGAACACTGCCTACAGCTACACATGACAAgaatgaaacacatttcttatGTTTTCTGACAATAGACTTTTGCTAAAActatttttctgaaatattgGGATTCTAACAAAAGAAGAAACTTCAAACAAAATCCTAAACAGCATCACTAAACAGGGACGGATCAAGACTTAAAAGGGCCAACGGGCCAGTCACCTCCTAGGGACCCCctcccacatttttttttacaatcttTCCCTTAGAAAAGTGAAGGTTAGGGTGATAATGAATATCAAAACCCTTCTCGCTCTGCGTCAAATGCTTGCGCTAcgcaaaaaaatctgttcagggTATAAATTTGTCTAATATTAGCTATACAGCGATAAAAAAATGGACCAAATGAAGGCTTATGAAACACGTCTTTACTTAACTGtcaaatatacacatatttaatggatcacataaataaaaaaatatttctcaccaTAAATTGACCCTATGACACATATCTGTAACCATCAAATCATCAAGCAAAAGATTCAGAAAAAgctatttaaatgtgttgtaaTTTAGttcataaattaaatttaatctAGTAAATTACagataacataaaaacaatgatttgttcatcatttcattgtttttcatgCTATCTACAGAGGCCTTGTATAGGCTATGGGACAATTATATTAAACATAGATACAGATTCgttttcattgttgttgggTTTTCTGTATCAAACTGGATGGTGCAACCTTGAAGCCCAGGGCCCCCTCGTGCTCATTGTAGTGAAGGGCCCCTGGGCACTGGCCCGGTCAGTAATACATCCCTGTCACTAAACTAATCATTCAGTGTTAGCTTTAGTGGTTTTGTTCACCTTCAACTCTGAGCTcaacagtgatgtcatcactcCAGGATTCAGACTGAATGAAACACTTGTAAAGTCCTTCATCAGAGATTTGGACTCTTGAGAGTTTGAGTGATGTGTTTCCTTTCTCTAGTTCTTCTTTAAACACTTGAGTTCTTCCTCTGTACGACTGAAGCTGATCTGTGTTTATGTCTTTATGATCTTTATACAGATGAACTATTGAGTCTTTCAGATCAAGTCTGATCCACTCGACTCTCATGTTCACAGCAGTGATGTTGGGTTTGATAGAACACGGCAGAATCACATCTTCACCAGATACAGTCATCACAGGAGCTGAAGGTCCAATCACCTCGTACTCATCTGATATGagattaatatgaaatatttcatttgtcaCAACAAATTGACAGTTATAATGAATTATGCTGATCTGTTGCTGCATTTCTAAATGTGTCAGTGATGTCCAGTGTTGTGTTTCAAACTGCTCTCAGAGACATTTCAAGTATTCAACAATTCAcagtaaagaaacatttaaaatatcattcattCTGAAACGTTTGATGCAAACATGAattcaatattgttttcttaattATACCCTCATATTACTCATATTCTACACAtgtaaacacaataaacatttaccTGATTGTGTAATTCCAATAATAATCAgtaaaatcacacaaatgaacTTCATCTCTGAATGACACGTCACTGACAGGGGGAACATGTTTACAATGTGTCAGTTCACACAGATGATATGGAAACATTTGACATAAAGTACCACATCATTTATTATAGTCATAAAAGTTCAGAACTGGTTAAACTGGTGAAGATCATGTGATAGAAACAGAGTTCAGAAAGAGTTTGTTCATCTGTCAATCTGTCAAAGatcatatttaaacacaaactcatGAAATGCACTATATCACACATACATCTACACAATATcaatgtttcaaacagaaatgagaaataaatcaataaataactGAATCTATATAAGACAGTCAGACATTTATAGCTTATACTCACAAACACAAGTGAGATGCATCACATCAGGTGTCAATGAAAAAAGACGTCCTGTCTGGAGTCTGTGAACATTAAAAACTCTGTTAGGACGTGTGTCATGtgaaaacatgtaaaaacaaatgtgtttcctCAGCACTTACCAGTTTTTTAGAACTGATGTACTTTGACTTTTACCAAAATGAAGGTCACACCCTCACATTTTTCTAGCTGATCAACAGGTGTATTGTTTGCGTGCGcgcaatttttttatctttatatttagACTAGACTAGAGTTTATTACTTGGTATTGAGAAGGGTGATGTGATTtaactttaataaacaattgtTTACCTCCTTTACAACTTTAGGCAGTCTTTAAAGAGCCCTTTATGCAAAACCTGTTGTTTAACATTTCTTAAACTCGTCATCACACTCGCGGAGGGACAAAGAACGAGTCACACCACAAACGTACATTCTTCAACAGTTTACTGAATATCCACAGGTAATAAACACAGTAAGTAATCCTCAGGTTAACAGGTACGTAATCCACAagtaaacaagtacataatcCACAAGTGATCAAGGTACTTAATCCACAGATAAACAGCTGGGTCAACACTAAACGTCACAAGACGAGTAGACCTGACAACAAACATGAGCTTAAATAGAGTGCTGGTTCATAGGCTACTGGTATCACAGACGGTATGGTGTGCATGGGATTATGGGAAGTGTAGTTAGTAGTATCAAAAGTCCGGGGATCGTGAATGTAACCATTTCATTCAGtatattttttagaaaacaagatatttgaAACAATCCTCAGAGGCGGCACAGCACCCATAAGATCTATCAATACATCACACACTACAAACAGCCTGACTGACacatcaaaatgcttttaatatgtTTGACCTGTGTCGGAGCTGATGGACATGTGGCACAGTTAAATTAGTTTAGTTAGGCATCGAGCGACCAGATATGTCCCGGATCAAAGTCCTGTCCTGACCCCACTcccttctctctcccactttGCCTCCTGTCCTCTCTGTtcaaataaaggcaaaacatATAGAAATCTCGaatcaaaatataaatcttGAAAACATTATCTGACAACATGGAAAAGTCAGAAGAacattgaaacatttgaaagataAGAAAAATATCTGCTCTCACATATTGGCCTATAACTGatatttgaattatttgtgaaaatataaaccgaccaaaacatcatttataaacTATTCTAGAACAGATTTATACAATCGGTCCCTGAACTAACCCAGAACACAAAGAGGAGCACcagtaagtgtcatgtgtgtccaGCAGAGGGCAGAACTGTTTCATAAGAGACTGTCTGTGGATAATCTGCAATGTATGCtacataacaataaaaacaaagctgtttttaaataacattttgatttaatcacaatagaaaaaacacagatatatAGAAGACGGGTCCTTTGTGCCTTTTTCTTTAAGAGTTGAGATTGTTCATATGATGTTATAAAAGGGAAAAtgattcattaaattatttcagattagttaaaaatgtattatgttctCTTCACGTGACAAAACGTTCTCATGATTTCTCTCACAGTTTAGCTTTTTAGCGAAAATCCTGTGAAGTGGCATCCTGATCGCCAGATGAGTGATCCACTTCTACCCAAAATAAGATTGAATTTGGTTGCATGTTGTTTTTGCCGAAAACAGCTTGTATGATGCATGATATGCCATTACGTAAAAAACCTTAAACATTGTTTAAGGCGTTTGGTTTAATTTCTTTGACATGTTTTGTGTGTAACCACGATTTAGCTCCAATTGAGACTCACTATTTGTAGCACACGTAGGGAGATTTAAGGATAACCTGAGACACCTTAAATCtaatgtgtttatttcctgTTCTATCACATTTTAGTCAACAGgacttttactgtaattttagcATGGAAGTCATGTGACTGAAATCACATGAGTGCATGTGGTGATTGCACAGAAAGGGGCGGGACACTTGTCAATCAAGAATCTCCACTGGAATTGCATGACAAAGTCTGTGATATAGGACTCATGACTGAATAATGTTAAGGACATAAATCTGTCAAAAATAAGACCATGTTCCTTATTGCTGTCAAGTTCATGATCTATTCTagcaacaaaatatgtattaaagtgttgaaaatgtgttttagttttttttctttcaaacattttgtgCTGTCCCACATTGTCAAATGTGGTTGAGGATGTGTGAAGGAATGCTTTGGCTAATCGGCGATCGAAGGGAAACTTATGTTTTTTCGAACAGCTCTCGTAGTAGTTTGACGTCATCCGCCTGTCGGATCTTACGCCGCCGTATCCAGTGGAACAAGCCTACCGATTTACTGGACCagagcaataaaaataaaaaaattcagatgAGAGCATATTACACAATATACATGTTAGCACCCTACTTGCTCTCTCGTAGttattttgtcattaaaatacaaGTATAGAAAATTCATACtccaaacataaacatgatcaATTTCATTAACTTAAGCTTAGCTGCTGGCTTTTTTAGTACATCTGCAACCTTATTGTCAGTTGGACCGTTCTCTAAACTTCGGTCTGGTCTTGTACATGTTTCCAGGTAGATTGAGACAGCCTACCTACTACCTCTCCTAACTCATCATCATCTgtgtagtttagttttgtttgcaGGGGGTAGCTCAGGATTTACAATTTGTAATTTCTCAACATAtctgttttgacattttaacacAATCAACATCTTgctcaaaaccaatgcaaagaAAATGTTACAACTTTCCTAGATCCTTCATTCTAATCTGAAAATGTTCTCAGTTTCTGTAACCGTTGTGTAAGCACAATTATTTTTTAGGTGCTTTTTGAATTTTTGAGTTTTGAACAAACTTGTTTTCACATAAATTCTCATGCAACATTCTGTTCCAGTTTCTGCCTGACCGTTTTAGTCCATACATTTGGATGATTTGTCCAGTTATACATAATTTTTGAGATTTTACCTCATATCCCTCTGGCTATTGCATATAAATTTCAGTCTGTATTGGTGCACATAAATATGCAGTTTTCACATACATTTGATGAACATCAGACTCAGACTTTTACCGTTGTTTTGCAACAACACTCTGACACTAGTCATACTGGCAGTAGGCGTCACAAAACGGGTGGCAGTAGAACCCAGTCACAGGAAGCAGTGGTGAAGGagttaacagatatttattaacacacaaaaaaaccaacaaaaaaaaaaccacGAGggctacaaaacaaaaactaaatcaaaacaggtcgacacaacgtcgaggaCAGGCAAGACACGAATAGACAAGGTAACAAAAACTCACAATACACGTAGCAAGAAAGCAAACCGGGACCAGGCTTGAGATGGCATAAACATGCAAGGAGCAGCATACAGCATACACACACtggaaaacatttacaatgacCGAACACATGTggactcttaaaggggtcaaaatCAACCGGGACAGGTGCAGGTTATGAACTAATAAACAATCAGTAACGAGATGAAAGGgcggaaacacagacgagactcagagagagagcAGGTGACCAAAGAGGCCCAAAAACCTCTCTCTCAACTGGAAACAAGGGATCATGTCCTGGTTCTGCCCCGAGACCAAGAAATATATGACAAAATGAGGCAGAACCACGACAGTAGGAGAAAAAGTCTCATCAAAGTTCACACCTCTGTCTTGACTGTATCCCTTGGCAACATATCTTGCCTTGTATTTGTCTGTTCCATCACTATTTTCTTAATTGTATAGACCTATTTTCCCACCTCTACTTATTTACCTCCAGATAGATTGGTCAGTGTAAAGGTCACATTTTCCTTTAATGATTACATCTCCTTATCCATGGCTTCTACCCACGCAAAAGTCTGTAACAATAATCGATGTCAGTTACATCAGCTTCAAAACCACAAACATAATCAACTAAATTACCTGGTCTGTTCATCTATCTGGCATGATTTCTCCTTTGCTCAGGTTTATCTTCATCTTTTTGTGTTTGGTCATTACACGCTGGTTCTTTTACTGTGACCTATTTCTTATACTTTGCAGATTAATTTCTGGGGTTATTCCAGATCTTTAGGATCATTCATGACCCCAAAACCATCATCATCAATCGGTAAagtctgtaatttgtaaagtaaaatttCCCCCACAAATGACCTACCATATTTTGATGAACACcgaggtcctgtgataatattagtcccTATTACACAAGTTTTATTAAGCTCAAGTGCTCATAAGTAAACCAAACTCCTTCAAAAAGGTATCTTCAATATAACGGATAAAGTAAATAATgttaaggaaataaaaaaactcaaagcCTTTTTCCAATGGACATGCTGGTTTTGGCCACAACGCCACCATGTCCTCAAAAAGATACTAATGACATTTACTCCAATACTTTACACCAGGGGTTCCCAACCTTTTTTTGTGCCAGGGACCAgcatattcataaaaaaaaatcaagggcCCAGTTGTCAATTTGAATGCCTCAATTTTATGATGCATCATTTGGAACTTTGTAAAACAACAGCCTATCATTTATTTGCAATGAACTAGAAACATTGTCAATCACTTAGTGACAACTTAATAACTTATTAACTTAGTGTTTTCACTCACCAACAGGTGACAACTATAACAGGTAAAACTATTTCAATGTGAGCATGAACTGCTTGTTGATATTACTATATTTGTAGTTGTACAAGCTGTTCTTCCTGGGcatccataaaaaaacatatatgcaTCCACAACAATGCACACAAATTTTAggatacaataaaacaaaattaaaaaggtcagctttttacaaatatgaacGAAAATCAGTTTACAATCTGATATCCATATCAATGAGACCCCTGGGATTGCTTGGCAGCCACAAGAACATCAAACCGGGGCTTGATGGTTGACAATGAGACACGCAGGGTATTCCTCACATCCAGTCTGTTTCTAAGTCTGGTCTTAGTGGCAGTCATGGCAGAAAAACCTGCCTCGCACAGATATGAAGTCGGGAATGGGAGCAGGGTTTTCAGTGCAAGGGTGCTGATCTCAATGTATTCTCTTGATGCTTTGATCCAGAAGGATGTCAATGGTGTTGAATGAAAGACAGTTTTCAGGCCTCCGTCATGTCTGAGCTCCAGCAGCTGGTCTTCTTGTCTTGATGAGAGCTGGTTCTGGCCATCATCATCTTCAGAATTAGAATCAGAATTTACTTATATTAGCATTAAAGTTTTCACATACAATTAATTTGCTTTGGTGTTTTGGTACAAAATAGGGATCTTAACGATTAATTGACGATAAGCGGTTCAagcgcgtgcgtgcgtgcgtgtaaAGAGAGCGCGCCGGAGTTATGTTTGGGACCATTTTACACCATCATGAGTTTGCGTGTTCATTCGCAGcattttgttttgtgcaaatgtaagttgtaatattgtgtttattttgtgtaggCATATCTATATCTGATTTATCTCATGACATAGGATGcatttggttaaaaaataatgtagtAAAGTGTAGCTGATCCTCTTCAGCTTCAGCGCGCGCAGCTCAAACGGCAATAGCCTACATACACGACTAATTATTACTATTGGGACTGTCATATTGCATAAcataataaagagaataatattgtaataaaacattgaattatTTGGGTTTAGTTGCCGTGTCGTGTTGTTCCAGGAAGAGCGCTTCCACAACagtcaaaataatatatttaaactaaagtaattacatttaaaaagtagcctattgttgtttgaaaaaaataaatttattgaaattacTATTTTGCCAAATGgaaaattaaatagaaaatatactTTGGGCAGGGGCGTTATGTAATGTGCATACCTTGGAATGGGTTGCGCATCCATACTTTGCCATTCCTTGGGTCTTTTTCAAATGGGAATTAACGCTCAAACTCATCAGACAGTGATGTCAGGTGACAATGTATCAACTGGCCAAGTCCTTCAGCATCCTCGGAAAAACTGGATAAGTTGCTGAACATATCAAAAACACCCCGGTTGACGCGCCGTGCCCAGGTTTCCAGCTTGGCCTTAAATCCCGCGATTTTATCCGCCAGCCTGAATGTGTCAGCCATCCTCCCCTGCATTGTGAGGTTCAAGTCGTTCAAGGCCATGAAAATGTCACTCAAGTAGGCCAGTTTTGCGAGCCAGCTCTTGTCACTGAAGTGCGCTGCTAAGGCTGACTGCTTGTTGGAGAGGAATTTCTGTAATTCCTCTCTGTAATTCCTCTCTTAGCTCAAACACTCGTGTTAGGGCTTTCCCTTTGGACAGCCACCTAACTTCTGTATGTAGAAGCAGGCGCTTGTGATCAGCATCCATGTCCTCACACAATAATTCAAACCAACGCGTATTCAGTGCATGAGCTTTAATGTGGTTGATGACACGTATAGCATTATTAAGGACCGCGTGAAGCTCTGGAGACATCTTCTTGCTTGCCAGCATCTCTCGGTGAATCATGCAGTGAGTTGCCTCACATTCTGGCGCAACTTCTTTCACCCTGACAGTGAACCCCGACAACCGGCCGGTCATCGCGGCAGCCCCGTCAGTGCAGACACCAACACAAAACTTCCATTCCAGTCTGCCTGCTACGTATTCGTTCAATACTTGGAATATTTCGGAGCCGGTGGTTGTGCTTGGAAGTGAAAGACAACAGAGCAAATCTTCCTGCACCTCATCTTGATGCACGTACCGCACATAAACTAACATGATCGCCTTATTTTCCACGTCAGTCGATTCGTCAGCTTGAATTGCGTACCACGGAGATGCTTTTAATCTGCCCAACAGCTGCCCCTCAATATCTTCAGCCATGTCATCAATTCTCCTGGCAACAGTATTGTCAGATAGTGGAACATGTTCCAACTTGCTAGCTGCTTTTTCCCCCAAAAGTTCCCGACAAATATCTTTTGCTGCCGGCAAAATTAGCTCTTCTCCgattgtaaagttttttttagctttagcTATTCGGTGAGCAACCAGATATGACGCCTTTGTTGCAGCTACGTTTACTGATGTTGAGGATATCAAAACTTGCCGCTGAGCGTCCAACTCACGTTTCTTTCTTTCGAAAAACTCCTCCGTTTTGTCTTTGAGAGTTGGGTGTTTGGTGGTTAAGTGCTGCTGAAGTTTTGACGGCTTCATTGCTTCATTGCAGAGTTTTTCACCACAAATAACACACAATGGATTTGGCGCCACGGAATCGCCTGTTGTGGTAAATCCATACTTAATGTATGAGGTATCGTATTTACGATTGAAGCTGGACTTTTTTTTCTCACTATTTTCGAGTTGGTCATCGCCTTTTCTTTTACCCGAACTGTCCGCAATGAAATTAGCCATTGAAGTTTGCTGAGGCCCGCTCATCTCTCACTTCTCTGTCACTTCAGGTGCAccgcactttttttgcagtcCGTTCAGATACAACGCGTTGCTAAGCAATCGCAAGACGCccaaagaaacatattttaatctatttattatttatattttggattAAATAGCATGACATGTCATAGcacttaaaaaagcatttaaaaaagacaaatattattattataaaaaaaaaaaattattctagGAATATTTCAAGGCCCGGTACTAACGGGTCCACGGACCGGCACCGGTCCGGGGACCGGGGGTTGGGAATCACTGCTTTACACCACTGGTATGAAAGCATTTGCAGATCCGATGACCTGATAGTAGAAATGCATTTACTTCCTTCATCAAACATTCATCATCTCGTGACTTAACATACAGTCATTTGTTGAGTGTTTTGATCTAAATACGTTCAAATGAATTTAAGTACCATAGCGTGTGAAACATAAGCATGCTGAAAATGAAACATCAGGTGTCAAACGTGCAAGCTTTCATTAAAAGAGGAAGATATCAAATACTGCTGTACAGCTTATATGCGATGATTTCTCTTTGAGGGTCGCAATCAAATTTCGTCCCAAGATGCGTCCCA
This region of Triplophysa dalaica isolate WHDGS20190420 chromosome 7, ASM1584641v1, whole genome shotgun sequence genomic DNA includes:
- the LOC130426069 gene encoding butyrophilin subfamily 1 member A1-like isoform X2 encodes the protein MFSHDTRPNRVFNVHRLQTGRLFSLTPDVMHLTCVYEYEVIGPSAPVMTVSGEDVILPCSIKPNITAVNMRVEWIRLDLKDSIVHLYKDHKDINTDQLQSYRGRTQVFKEELEKGNTSLKLSRVQISDEGLYKCFIQSESWSDDITVELRVEAVGSVPVITVDGFDGSGGLHLQCESKGWYPEPDLVWLNSEGVTLTSESPDTHRVDTDCVSVMMETEIITSSKMFHSWRSSVILISVAVVLCVIAGILISVFVWKQRELLREKQRIQNEDQRIQKEHEKLQRTVESVTSLLRNFAVNVTLDADSAHPRLIVSRDGKQVRYEEKQHEGVKNEDSGQNNKFDECLCVVGNEGFSSGCFYYEVQVKGADWWCVGVTRESAQRKGWIRLYPQNGFWTVCLCFNSYYAHDDLRLSLSVNPDMIGVFVDYEKGRVSFYDVKSMCHIHSFTDQSFTEKLYPVLSLGSSGPLIICSDLS
- the LOC130426069 gene encoding butyrophilin subfamily 1 member A1-like isoform X1; protein product: MFSHDTRPNRVFNVHRLQTGRLFSLTPDVMHLTCVLTCHSEMKFICVILLIIIGITQSDEYEVIGPSAPVMTVSGEDVILPCSIKPNITAVNMRVEWIRLDLKDSIVHLYKDHKDINTDQLQSYRGRTQVFKEELEKGNTSLKLSRVQISDEGLYKCFIQSESWSDDITVELRVEAVGSVPVITVDGFDGSGGLHLQCESKGWYPEPDLVWLNSEGVTLTSESPDTHRVDTDCVSVMMETEIITSSKMFHSWRSSVILISVAVVLCVIAGILISVFVWKQRELLREKQRIQNEDQRIQKEHEKLQRTVESVTSLLRNFAVNVTLDADSAHPRLIVSRDGKQVRYEEKQHEGVKNEDSGQNNKFDECLCVVGNEGFSSGCFYYEVQVKGADWWCVGVTRESAQRKGWIRLYPQNGFWTVCLCFNSYYAHDDLRLSLSVNPDMIGVFVDYEKGRVSFYDVKSMCHIHSFTDQSFTEKLYPVLSLGSSGPLIICSDLS
- the LOC130426069 gene encoding butyrophilin subfamily 1 member A1-like isoform X3, whose amino-acid sequence is MHLTCVLTCHSEMKFICVILLIIIGITQSDEYEVIGPSAPVMTVSGEDVILPCSIKPNITAVNMRVEWIRLDLKDSIVHLYKDHKDINTDQLQSYRGRTQVFKEELEKGNTSLKLSRVQISDEGLYKCFIQSESWSDDITVELRVEAVGSVPVITVDGFDGSGGLHLQCESKGWYPEPDLVWLNSEGVTLTSESPDTHRVDTDCVSVMMETEIITSSKMFHSWRSSVILISVAVVLCVIAGILISVFVWKQRELLREKQRIQNEDQRIQKEHEKLQRTVESVTSLLRNFAVNVTLDADSAHPRLIVSRDGKQVRYEEKQHEGVKNEDSGQNNKFDECLCVVGNEGFSSGCFYYEVQVKGADWWCVGVTRESAQRKGWIRLYPQNGFWTVCLCFNSYYAHDDLRLSLSVNPDMIGVFVDYEKGRVSFYDVKSMCHIHSFTDQSFTEKLYPVLSLGSSGPLIICSDLS
- the LOC130426069 gene encoding butyrophilin subfamily 1 member A1-like isoform X4, encoding MHLTCVYEYEVIGPSAPVMTVSGEDVILPCSIKPNITAVNMRVEWIRLDLKDSIVHLYKDHKDINTDQLQSYRGRTQVFKEELEKGNTSLKLSRVQISDEGLYKCFIQSESWSDDITVELRVEAVGSVPVITVDGFDGSGGLHLQCESKGWYPEPDLVWLNSEGVTLTSESPDTHRVDTDCVSVMMETEIITSSKMFHSWRSSVILISVAVVLCVIAGILISVFVWKQRELLREKQRIQNEDQRIQKEHEKLQRTVESVTSLLRNFAVNVTLDADSAHPRLIVSRDGKQVRYEEKQHEGVKNEDSGQNNKFDECLCVVGNEGFSSGCFYYEVQVKGADWWCVGVTRESAQRKGWIRLYPQNGFWTVCLCFNSYYAHDDLRLSLSVNPDMIGVFVDYEKGRVSFYDVKSMCHIHSFTDQSFTEKLYPVLSLGSSGPLIICSDLS